One Streptomyces sp. NBC_01217 genomic region harbors:
- a CDS encoding MbtH family protein has protein sequence MTNPFEDSTAHYFVLSNKEGQHSLRPVRADVPEGWEITIGEAPRQDCLDYVERSWADMRPRSPVAAMEESSVSVHGEE, from the coding sequence GTGACGAATCCCTTCGAAGACTCGACCGCACACTACTTCGTACTCTCCAATAAGGAGGGCCAGCACTCCCTCCGGCCGGTGCGCGCAGACGTCCCCGAGGGGTGGGAGATCACCATCGGAGAGGCACCGCGTCAGGATTGCCTCGACTATGTCGAGCGTTCCTGGGCCGACATGCGCCCCAGGAGTCCGGTCGCGGCCATGGAGGAGAGCTCAGTGTCGGTTCACGGGGAAGAGTAG
- a CDS encoding B12-binding domain-containing radical SAM protein, with amino-acid sequence MMSLEPVEEQVSATDSRYTWAYPVDQPASEPQAKRIRTIWYVGLPLTSAHRGSHSGGGALIDEAGDQSRYANEGTVYPHSALVEMITYQNACFPHLDWQYLDMSHLDWEVVRARIQADPPDMAAFTVYSSTAMWAYIVAAEIKRVNPDAVIVFGNDHPGILHREVLSGTYGSKIVDFVCTGNNGPFTMMGLLSWLEGRIDLSRIPSLAYRGGTGEIHNQPAPTYPLSERMLPDYRLIEDQLKEHYDDAFKVWYASHYDLKRMVTLPLDGGCNWGRRPTRRCLHCSIQGLTPKTTDVSAAVSTLEVLVGQLKSNVYAAGDSTLGMSKAQWGGSSSFLDELAEACAGSEILRGQRFMLAYGLVYEFLQAAELCKGFVKTWNVGIEAFDPKLLKGNSKGINKGPDRVIEALELAQSLDYKMYLSGILGLPGTTLRQLKEEVDNWLSITEAYTGSITTISVAAPAIIPGSRMYRDAFNQHASVREWHGELLPIRKLSELYIRENTEVELADVEAALADLGRGVIALDNAGANVKFGGYMLGGVDHEETYERRLLHEIFSELS; translated from the coding sequence ATGATGAGCCTTGAGCCGGTGGAGGAGCAGGTCTCCGCCACTGATTCCCGATACACCTGGGCCTATCCGGTCGACCAGCCGGCTTCAGAGCCGCAGGCGAAGAGGATCCGGACGATCTGGTATGTGGGGCTTCCTCTCACGTCCGCCCATCGCGGCAGCCACTCCGGCGGAGGAGCCCTCATCGACGAGGCGGGAGACCAGTCCCGCTACGCGAACGAAGGCACGGTCTACCCGCATTCCGCGCTGGTCGAAATGATCACCTATCAGAACGCGTGCTTCCCCCATCTGGACTGGCAGTACCTGGACATGAGCCATCTCGACTGGGAAGTCGTACGGGCGAGGATCCAGGCGGATCCGCCCGACATGGCGGCATTCACCGTCTATTCATCGACCGCGATGTGGGCGTACATCGTCGCCGCCGAGATCAAACGGGTGAATCCCGACGCCGTGATCGTCTTCGGCAACGACCACCCCGGAATCCTGCATCGCGAGGTCCTCTCGGGCACGTACGGTTCGAAGATCGTGGACTTTGTCTGCACGGGGAACAACGGCCCGTTCACCATGATGGGACTGCTGTCGTGGCTCGAGGGGAGGATCGACCTCTCCCGGATTCCGTCGCTCGCGTACCGGGGCGGAACCGGGGAGATCCACAACCAGCCGGCTCCCACGTATCCCCTGTCCGAACGGATGCTCCCCGACTACCGGCTCATCGAGGACCAGCTGAAGGAGCACTACGACGACGCGTTCAAAGTCTGGTACGCGTCGCACTACGACTTGAAACGCATGGTCACCCTGCCGTTGGACGGCGGCTGCAACTGGGGCCGGCGCCCCACACGCCGGTGCCTGCACTGCTCGATCCAGGGGCTGACGCCGAAGACGACGGACGTCAGCGCGGCAGTCTCCACGCTGGAAGTACTCGTCGGCCAGCTGAAGTCGAACGTCTACGCGGCGGGCGACTCCACGTTGGGGATGTCGAAGGCGCAGTGGGGCGGGAGTTCCTCATTCCTCGACGAGCTGGCCGAGGCCTGCGCCGGGTCGGAGATCCTCCGGGGGCAGCGGTTCATGCTCGCCTACGGCCTGGTCTACGAGTTCCTGCAGGCGGCGGAGCTCTGCAAGGGATTTGTGAAGACCTGGAACGTCGGTATCGAGGCCTTCGACCCGAAGCTGCTGAAAGGCAACTCGAAGGGCATCAACAAGGGACCCGACAGGGTGATCGAGGCCTTGGAGCTGGCGCAGAGCCTCGACTACAAGATGTACCTCTCGGGGATCCTCGGTCTCCCGGGCACCACCTTGCGGCAGCTCAAGGAGGAAGTGGACAACTGGCTCTCCATAACGGAGGCCTATACGGGATCAATCACGACGATATCCGTCGCCGCCCCGGCAATCATCCCCGGCTCCCGCATGTACCGTGACGCCTTTAACCAGCACGCGAGCGTCAGGGAATGGCATGGCGAGCTGCTGCCCATCAGGAAGCTCTCGGAGCTCTACATCCGGGAGAACACCGAGGTGGAGCTGGCGGACGTCGAAGCGGCGCTGGCCGATCTCGGGCGGGGAGTGATCGCCTTGGACAACGCCGGCGCCAACGTCAAGTTCGGCGGTTACATGCTGGGCGGGGTGGACCACGAGGAGACGTACGAGCGCCGTCTGCTGCACGAGATCTTCAGCGAGCTCAGCTGA
- a CDS encoding phosphopantetheine-binding protein gives MRAFDHGADVAEVRDLLARAPHGVDPEAVYALGSELGYRVAVAPSATSVDAVDVLFSRVDGILEAYEPTGSIAEPAVYTNSPMAARHGAQETPLLRAHLRERLPDYMVPAAVVYLERLPLTVNGKLDRAALPAPEAGGDATLRTPRSPDEQALCELFAEALGIDRIGIDDSFFDLGGHSLLAARLVAEIRAQLDADLGVRDLFEAPTVAALAPRLRTPAQRRGASERSGFVFQKSEVPS, from the coding sequence GTGCGGGCCTTCGACCACGGGGCGGACGTCGCCGAGGTCCGCGACCTGCTGGCGCGAGCACCGCACGGGGTCGATCCGGAGGCGGTGTACGCCCTCGGCAGTGAACTGGGCTACCGAGTCGCGGTCGCCCCGTCGGCGACGTCCGTCGACGCGGTGGACGTCCTCTTCTCCCGCGTGGACGGGATCCTGGAGGCGTACGAGCCGACCGGTTCCATCGCGGAACCGGCGGTCTACACCAACAGCCCCATGGCGGCACGCCACGGCGCACAGGAGACCCCCCTCCTCCGGGCCCACCTGCGTGAGCGGCTGCCCGACTACATGGTGCCCGCAGCCGTGGTGTACCTGGAGCGGCTGCCCCTCACAGTCAACGGCAAGCTGGACCGCGCTGCGCTGCCCGCGCCGGAGGCCGGAGGAGACGCCACCCTTCGCACCCCGCGGTCACCCGACGAGCAGGCGCTGTGCGAACTGTTCGCGGAGGCCCTTGGAATCGACCGGATCGGGATCGACGACAGCTTCTTCGACCTCGGCGGCCACTCGCTGCTCGCCGCGAGGCTGGTCGCCGAGATCCGCGCCCAACTGGACGCGGATCTCGGTGTCCGCGATCTCTTCGAAGCGCCGACCGTCGCCGCTCTGGCGCCGCGGCTGCGGACACCGGCGCAGCGCCGAGGCGCGTCCGAGCGCTCTGGTTTCGTGTTTCAAAAAAGTGAGGTACCGTCATGA
- a CDS encoding ATP-grasp domain-containing protein: MTAPPVIMVGFAWVAVAAIGVFQPDASVILIEEPETIRKGHLRSQLKDAAVIREVVGWEYQLAGTADEFFNAHPDLAPAAVAPAVEYATPFAARLAERYGLPGAGLGAAELLRDKSLLRRVTRAAGIPNPESQAVSSPEEVRAFMTGHPGAAILKPADRVGSLGTYILRSADDIDAVWAQCVTECRTLDVSVSGPDRPAAVRMLVERFVQGREFSVELLVSAGRTLFGNVTETELYPGPRPVERGKLAPADIPEELETRLREQTEAVVRTVGFGTGLVCCEWIVEAGTPYLVECAGRLPGDRMVDLIEWAYDTELFRAYWGLHKGEDPKPPLPRRAGRFAAVRFLHAGPGVVESVDGLKEAYAVPDVIHCGFMVEPGTRTYELRHSMDCAAFAISCAATPDEAVRRAEEAVGRLRITMRTSSGAYGS, encoded by the coding sequence ATGACGGCCCCTCCCGTGATCATGGTGGGATTCGCCTGGGTGGCGGTGGCTGCCATCGGCGTGTTCCAGCCCGACGCCTCGGTGATCCTCATCGAAGAACCGGAGACCATCCGCAAGGGTCACCTGCGATCCCAGCTGAAGGATGCGGCGGTGATCCGTGAAGTGGTCGGCTGGGAGTACCAACTGGCAGGGACAGCGGATGAGTTCTTCAACGCCCATCCCGATCTCGCGCCGGCCGCGGTAGCCCCCGCCGTCGAGTACGCCACTCCATTTGCCGCACGTCTCGCCGAGCGTTACGGCCTCCCCGGCGCCGGGCTCGGCGCGGCGGAGCTGCTGCGCGACAAATCGCTGCTCCGGAGGGTGACCCGGGCGGCCGGTATCCCCAACCCCGAGTCGCAGGCCGTCAGCAGCCCGGAAGAGGTGCGGGCGTTCATGACAGGCCACCCGGGCGCGGCGATCCTCAAGCCGGCCGACCGGGTGGGGTCCCTCGGCACGTACATCCTCCGGTCCGCGGACGACATCGACGCGGTCTGGGCGCAATGCGTCACGGAGTGCCGCACCCTGGATGTGAGCGTCTCGGGGCCGGACCGGCCCGCCGCTGTGCGGATGCTCGTCGAGCGCTTCGTCCAAGGACGGGAGTTCAGCGTCGAGTTGCTGGTGTCGGCCGGCCGGACGCTGTTCGGCAACGTGACCGAGACAGAGCTGTACCCGGGCCCCAGGCCGGTCGAGCGCGGAAAGCTGGCTCCCGCCGACATACCCGAGGAGCTCGAAACGCGCCTGCGTGAGCAGACCGAGGCGGTCGTGCGCACGGTGGGCTTCGGCACGGGCCTCGTCTGCTGCGAGTGGATCGTCGAAGCGGGCACGCCCTACCTGGTCGAGTGTGCCGGACGCCTGCCCGGCGACCGCATGGTGGACCTGATCGAGTGGGCCTACGACACGGAGTTGTTCCGCGCCTACTGGGGCCTGCACAAGGGCGAAGACCCGAAACCCCCGCTACCGCGGCGGGCCGGGCGATTCGCGGCGGTCCGCTTCCTGCACGCCGGGCCCGGTGTGGTCGAAAGCGTCGACGGGCTGAAGGAGGCGTATGCGGTTCCGGACGTGATCCATTGCGGCTTCATGGTGGAGCCCGGCACACGTACCTACGAACTGCGCCATTCGATGGACTGCGCCGCGTTCGCCATCAGCTGTGCGGCGACTCCGGACGAAGCCGTGCGCCGGGCCGAGGAGGCAGTGGGCCGCTTGCGGATCACGATGCGAACGTCGTCCGGCGCGTACGGATCATGA
- a CDS encoding non-ribosomal peptide synthetase, with translation MNTTGDGPRALLKARFAAAREALALETVRSADSGREDPVPLSAVQRRLWFLAQMEPDSPAYNVPLVLRLTGQLDEEALLGALRDLAERHRVLRGVIDPDGAQPIVRTCPADEVPVSVQDVGEEDLDAALAEETGRPFRLTAEPPMRAVVFRLPGYWMLTVTLHHIATDGWSQRLLLADLGSLYAARCGDGEPPAPAPQYADVATETAEDPVDLDWWAGYLAGLPSVLNVPTDRPRISESAWPGGATPVEVPPATATRLRALAAETGASTFMVVMAAWQTLLGRLADTDDIAVGVPHAGRHSEASEAVVGCFLDTIVVRTDLTGDPTGRDLIARVRAGALDAFSHSRTPFERVVERLRPQRPLSATPVFQVLLNLYDEVAPPTLPGVRAEWRLVQPATAKFDLSMELADGGPDSGLNGRLEYRRDLFDPRTAENLVRWFLALLEGMIGDPGRPVAEIPLEPEAGPALAGPTAEPSAVPVHAQFERWADERPDTIAATGPDGTLTYRELEARANRLAHRLIALGVGPDQPVGILLDPGCGFATAVLGILKAGGAYLPMDTAYPTARIGGMLHTSGARLVVTAGEPADRVRGIADVVEPDSAHAVWPDSRPAVDIGPDHLAHVIFTSGSTGAPKGVAVSHGNLAHCVTGLTARMPHVAGGSFAIVSTVAADLGLACLYGAWLTGGTLHLPDRETATDPRAFAAYLTRHRVDVVKLVPSHLTMLARHGDLAGVLPAKLLILGGEGCPWSLVEDVRRLRPDLAVHTHYGPTEATMMSLICDVDEIPEEARTGLVPLGRPLPNVTGLVVDRSGRPRPAGVPGELLLGGPGVSRGYVGRPDLTAERFVDGPDGPDGGRRYRTGDLVRLRDGGVVEFHGRTDDQIKVRGYRVEPGEVTAALRALPEVADAVVLPEGDGDQRGLACWAVPAPGHAPGADAIRSRLRESLPDHMVPDAIVVVTRIPLTPNGKPDRAALREVPRHAEPETAPTVPGTPTEQAVAEVWQVLLGLPRVGATDDFFALGGHSFAATRMVGMLAKATGCRLPVRVVFERPVLRDLAAELERRMAETAVSGPVPRRPDPAAPVRLSPAQERLWFLWRLHPDSDAYNTSVALRLNGPIDMAALRASVRDLGGRHEGLRMVVTEGEAGLMAVPVAPDTIAVSVAEAGEDGVGAAVRAEVSRPFALDREPPFRALVLRTSTAEHVLVLTVHHIAVDAWSWTTILDDLSALYQARRGNGPAPEPLGAQYTDVAEWLRARHGGGAANEHLDWWAAQLDGLSPLALPMDRPRGPAAGWAGAVEPLTLPAGLAARLRAVAAELDCTPFMVLLTAWQVLLARLAGTEDVPVGVPVSGRTHPGTEHMVGSFANTLVLRGDLSGDPTVKEALLRTRARVLAALDHAETPFEEVVRRLHPERDPDSTPLFQAMLNVIDLPSPTNRFADVAARRIDTPRTAAQADLSLALVDDGTGFAGTLTYRTGLFDQATVRRWARWFVALLDAVLGAKDRPILGLDPLSAGERAELRSAATGPSLPQERPATVVAAVLEQARRRPDAVAVLASDGAVSYAELAQWSGGVAAALAAHGVRPGEPVGVCLPRGRLLPGTLLAVLRAGAAYLPLDPEHPSARLTQLAADAGVRVIVAGGTALAAARAVAGVTVIDVDDAVNRAAPPAELPEPDAQQTAYVLFTSGSTGRPKGVQVTHANLAAFVAALSASPGMAEDDVTLGVVPFTFDVFGYELWVTLASGARLALADRDTAADGHALAAWMEQTGVTVATATPTALRILMAADWPRRPALRVISIGEVLDPALAWGLAGRVGELWNAYGPTETTIYSTIARVDQPVGDHPVPVGGPIAGTRVHVVDRRGRLALPGVTGELWIAGAGVARGYLGGSGPTEERFVTGPDGERCYRTGDLARWHGRTLEYLGRTDNQVKVGGHRIEPGEIEAVLRRHPEVADAVVTVAGPVGEQQLAGYVVTRHGGRQTAPFEAHLRGTLPEYLVPRRWVVLDAFPTTANGKVDRAALPAPGVVGPAAVAPMSAMQQLVARTWAEVLHVDEIGPEGEFFALGGTSLSATRMLGRLRDALGQRVPVRTLFDRPVLADFADEVERTMLERLAAETGEGPA, from the coding sequence ATGAACACCACAGGCGACGGTCCGCGCGCACTGCTGAAGGCGCGTTTCGCGGCCGCTCGGGAGGCCTTGGCGCTGGAAACCGTCCGGTCCGCAGACTCCGGTCGGGAAGACCCTGTTCCGCTGTCGGCCGTGCAGCGAAGGCTGTGGTTCCTCGCGCAGATGGAGCCGGACAGCCCGGCGTACAACGTGCCTCTGGTACTGCGCCTCACCGGGCAGTTGGACGAGGAGGCCCTGCTCGGTGCCCTCCGGGACCTGGCGGAGCGGCACCGGGTGCTGCGCGGCGTCATCGATCCGGACGGAGCCCAGCCGATCGTACGTACCTGCCCGGCTGACGAGGTGCCGGTGTCCGTCCAGGACGTGGGCGAGGAGGACCTGGACGCGGCGCTGGCCGAGGAGACCGGTCGCCCGTTCCGGCTCACCGCCGAACCGCCGATGCGGGCCGTGGTGTTCCGGTTGCCCGGCTACTGGATGCTCACGGTGACGCTGCATCACATCGCCACCGACGGATGGTCACAGCGGCTGCTGCTCGCGGACCTGGGTTCCCTCTACGCCGCCCGGTGCGGTGACGGCGAGCCACCGGCGCCGGCACCGCAGTACGCGGACGTGGCGACCGAGACAGCCGAGGATCCGGTCGACCTCGACTGGTGGGCCGGGTACCTCGCCGGCCTGCCGTCCGTACTGAACGTGCCCACCGACCGGCCGCGGATCTCGGAGTCGGCCTGGCCGGGCGGGGCGACACCGGTGGAGGTGCCGCCTGCGACGGCGACCCGGCTGCGTGCCCTCGCCGCGGAGACGGGCGCCTCCACGTTCATGGTGGTCATGGCCGCCTGGCAGACCCTGCTCGGACGGCTCGCGGACACCGACGACATCGCGGTGGGTGTTCCCCACGCGGGGCGGCACTCCGAGGCAAGCGAGGCAGTCGTCGGCTGCTTCCTGGACACGATCGTGGTGCGCACCGACCTCACAGGAGACCCGACCGGACGTGATCTGATCGCCCGGGTACGGGCCGGCGCACTGGACGCGTTCAGTCACTCCCGCACTCCGTTCGAGCGCGTTGTGGAACGGCTGCGGCCGCAGCGGCCCCTGTCTGCGACGCCGGTGTTCCAGGTGCTGCTCAACCTGTACGACGAGGTGGCGCCGCCCACCCTGCCCGGCGTGCGGGCCGAGTGGCGGCTGGTGCAGCCGGCCACGGCCAAGTTCGACCTGAGCATGGAACTGGCCGACGGCGGGCCGGACTCCGGGCTGAACGGACGGCTCGAATACCGCCGCGACCTGTTCGACCCGCGCACCGCGGAGAACCTGGTGCGGTGGTTCCTCGCCCTGCTGGAAGGGATGATCGGCGATCCGGGACGTCCGGTCGCCGAGATACCCCTGGAACCGGAGGCGGGTCCCGCGCTCGCGGGCCCGACCGCGGAACCGTCGGCGGTGCCGGTGCACGCGCAGTTCGAACGGTGGGCGGACGAGCGCCCCGACACGATCGCCGCGACCGGTCCCGACGGCACCCTCACCTACCGCGAGTTGGAAGCGCGCGCCAACCGGCTGGCGCACCGGCTGATCGCACTGGGCGTGGGCCCGGACCAGCCGGTCGGCATCCTGCTGGACCCCGGATGCGGCTTCGCCACGGCCGTTCTCGGCATCCTCAAAGCTGGTGGCGCGTACCTGCCGATGGACACGGCCTACCCCACTGCCCGCATCGGCGGCATGCTGCACACCTCCGGCGCCCGGCTGGTCGTGACGGCGGGCGAACCCGCCGACCGCGTCCGTGGCATTGCCGACGTCGTCGAACCGGACTCCGCCCACGCCGTCTGGCCCGACTCACGGCCGGCCGTGGACATCGGCCCGGACCACCTGGCCCACGTCATCTTCACCTCCGGATCCACCGGGGCACCCAAGGGCGTCGCCGTGAGCCACGGCAACCTGGCGCACTGCGTCACCGGTCTGACCGCCCGTATGCCCCACGTGGCGGGCGGATCCTTCGCGATCGTGTCCACGGTCGCCGCCGACCTCGGCCTCGCCTGCCTGTACGGAGCCTGGCTCACCGGCGGCACCCTCCACCTGCCGGACCGGGAGACGGCCACGGACCCGCGAGCCTTCGCCGCCTACCTCACGCGGCACCGGGTGGACGTCGTCAAGCTCGTACCGAGCCACCTCACCATGCTCGCCCGCCACGGAGACCTCGCCGGTGTCCTGCCCGCGAAGCTGCTGATCCTCGGCGGGGAGGGCTGCCCGTGGTCCCTGGTGGAGGATGTCCGCCGACTGCGGCCGGACCTCGCCGTCCACACCCACTACGGGCCTACCGAGGCGACCATGATGTCGCTGATCTGCGACGTGGACGAGATCCCCGAGGAGGCGCGCACCGGACTGGTGCCGCTGGGCCGCCCGTTGCCCAATGTGACCGGCCTGGTCGTGGACCGTTCCGGCCGGCCCCGGCCGGCGGGTGTCCCCGGTGAACTGCTGCTTGGCGGGCCCGGCGTGTCCCGCGGCTACGTGGGACGACCGGACCTGACCGCCGAAAGGTTCGTGGACGGCCCGGACGGCCCGGACGGCGGGCGCCGGTACCGCACCGGCGACCTCGTCCGGCTGCGTGACGGCGGCGTGGTGGAGTTCCATGGCCGCACCGACGACCAGATCAAGGTGCGCGGTTACCGGGTCGAACCCGGCGAGGTGACCGCCGCGCTGCGCGCGCTGCCCGAGGTGGCCGACGCCGTCGTGCTGCCCGAAGGGGACGGGGACCAGCGGGGGCTGGCCTGCTGGGCCGTGCCTGCTCCCGGCCACGCGCCCGGGGCGGACGCGATCCGCTCTCGGTTGCGTGAGTCGCTGCCCGACCACATGGTGCCGGACGCGATCGTCGTGGTGACCCGCATCCCGCTCACCCCCAACGGGAAACCCGACCGCGCGGCCCTGCGGGAGGTGCCGAGGCACGCCGAGCCCGAGACGGCCCCGACGGTGCCGGGCACCCCCACCGAGCAGGCGGTGGCCGAGGTGTGGCAGGTGCTTCTCGGCCTGCCACGGGTCGGCGCGACAGACGACTTCTTCGCGCTCGGCGGTCACTCCTTCGCGGCCACCCGGATGGTGGGCATGCTGGCCAAGGCCACGGGCTGCAGGCTGCCGGTGCGCGTCGTCTTCGAGCGCCCGGTGCTGCGCGACCTGGCGGCGGAGCTGGAACGCCGCATGGCGGAGACGGCGGTGTCCGGGCCCGTGCCGAGGCGCCCGGATCCCGCCGCGCCGGTACGGCTGTCGCCCGCGCAGGAACGACTGTGGTTCCTGTGGCGCCTGCATCCCGACAGCGACGCCTACAACACCAGCGTGGCACTGCGGTTGAACGGCCCGATCGACATGGCGGCCCTGCGTGCCTCGGTGCGTGACCTCGGCGGCCGCCACGAGGGGTTGCGCATGGTCGTGACCGAGGGTGAGGCCGGGCTGATGGCCGTACCGGTCGCCCCCGACACCATCGCGGTGTCCGTGGCGGAGGCCGGGGAGGACGGCGTCGGCGCCGCGGTGCGGGCCGAGGTCTCGCGGCCGTTCGCCCTGGACCGCGAACCACCCTTCAGGGCCTTGGTGTTGCGGACCTCGACGGCCGAGCACGTACTCGTGTTGACGGTGCACCACATAGCCGTCGACGCCTGGTCCTGGACGACGATCCTGGACGATCTCTCGGCGCTGTACCAGGCGCGGCGCGGCAACGGCCCGGCTCCGGAGCCGCTCGGCGCCCAGTACACCGATGTGGCCGAATGGCTCCGCGCCCGGCACGGCGGCGGAGCCGCCAACGAGCATCTGGACTGGTGGGCAGCGCAACTGGACGGGCTGTCGCCGCTCGCCCTCCCGATGGACCGGCCGCGTGGACCGGCGGCCGGCTGGGCGGGCGCCGTCGAACCGCTGACGCTCCCCGCGGGTCTGGCCGCCCGGCTCCGTGCCGTCGCGGCAGAGCTGGACTGCACCCCGTTCATGGTGCTGCTCACGGCCTGGCAGGTGCTGCTGGCCCGGCTGGCCGGGACCGAGGACGTACCCGTCGGCGTGCCGGTGTCCGGGCGCACGCACCCGGGCACCGAACACATGGTGGGCAGCTTCGCGAACACGCTGGTGCTGCGCGGCGACCTGTCCGGCGACCCCACGGTCAAAGAGGCACTGCTGCGGACCCGGGCGCGGGTGCTGGCCGCCCTCGACCACGCCGAAACGCCGTTCGAGGAGGTCGTGCGACGACTGCATCCGGAGCGCGACCCGGACTCCACTCCGCTGTTCCAGGCCATGCTCAACGTCATCGACCTGCCTTCCCCCACGAACAGGTTCGCCGACGTGGCCGCGAGGCGGATCGACACACCGCGGACAGCGGCGCAGGCCGACCTATCGCTCGCTCTCGTCGACGACGGCACCGGGTTCGCGGGCACGCTGACCTACCGGACCGGTCTGTTCGACCAGGCCACCGTGCGGCGCTGGGCGCGCTGGTTCGTCGCCCTGCTCGACGCGGTGCTCGGCGCGAAGGACCGGCCGATCCTCGGGCTCGACCCGCTGTCAGCCGGGGAACGCGCGGAACTGCGCTCGGCAGCGACCGGCCCGTCCCTGCCGCAGGAGCGACCGGCCACGGTCGTCGCCGCCGTGCTCGAACAGGCGCGCCGCAGGCCGGACGCGGTCGCGGTGCTCGCCTCCGACGGTGCGGTGAGCTACGCCGAACTGGCCCAGTGGTCCGGCGGGGTGGCGGCCGCCCTGGCGGCGCACGGTGTCCGGCCGGGTGAACCGGTCGGGGTCTGCCTCCCACGCGGCCGGCTGCTACCCGGAACCCTGCTCGCCGTGCTGCGGGCAGGGGCGGCGTACCTGCCGCTGGACCCCGAGCACCCGTCCGCCCGGCTGACCCAGCTTGCCGCGGACGCGGGGGTGCGCGTGATCGTCGCCGGCGGCACGGCCCTCGCCGCGGCCCGTGCCGTGGCGGGGGTCACCGTGATCGACGTGGACGACGCCGTGAACCGGGCGGCCCCTCCCGCCGAGCTGCCGGAACCGGATGCGCAGCAGACGGCGTACGTCCTGTTCACCTCCGGCTCGACCGGCCGGCCGAAGGGCGTGCAGGTGACTCATGCGAACCTGGCCGCCTTTGTCGCCGCCCTGTCGGCGAGTCCCGGGATGGCGGAGGACGACGTCACCCTCGGCGTGGTGCCGTTCACCTTCGACGTGTTCGGCTACGAACTGTGGGTGACACTCGCCTCGGGCGCCCGGCTGGCGCTCGCGGACCGGGACACCGCGGCGGACGGTCACGCGCTGGCCGCGTGGATGGAGCAGACCGGCGTGACCGTCGCGACGGCGACGCCGACCGCGCTGCGCATCCTGATGGCGGCCGACTGGCCCCGCCGGCCCGCGCTCCGGGTGATCAGCATCGGCGAAGTGCTCGACCCGGCGCTGGCCTGGGGACTTGCCGGGCGGGTCGGCGAGTTGTGGAACGCCTACGGGCCCACCGAGACCACGATCTACTCGACCATCGCGCGGGTCGACCAGCCGGTCGGAGACCATCCGGTGCCGGTCGGCGGTCCGATCGCCGGCACCCGGGTGCACGTCGTGGACCGGCGGGGGCGGCTCGCGCTCCCCGGCGTAACCGGCGAACTGTGGATCGCCGGCGCGGGCGTTGCCCGCGGCTACCTCGGCGGGTCCGGGCCCACTGAGGAACGGTTCGTCACCGGTCCGGACGGCGAGCGGTGCTACCGGACAGGTGACCTCGCCCGGTGGCACGGTCGCACACTGGAGTACCTGGGCCGAACGGACAACCAGGTCAAGGTAGGCGGACACCGCATCGAACCGGGTGAGATCGAGGCCGTGCTGCGCCGCCACCCGGAGGTCGCCGACGCCGTCGTCACGGTAGCGGGCCCCGTCGGCGAGCAGCAGTTGGCCGGCTACGTCGTCACCCGGCACGGTGGCCGCCAGACCGCGCCCTTCGAAGCCCATCTGCGCGGCACGCTGCCCGAGTACCTGGTCCCGCGCCGGTGGGTCGTCCTCGACGCGTTCCCCACCACGGCGAACGGGAAGGTGGACCGCGCAGCGCTGCCCGCGCCCGGCGTGGTGGGGCCGGCGGCCGTGGCCCCCATGTCGGCGATGCAACAGCTCGTGGCGCGGACCTGGGCCGAAGTGCTGCACGTGGACGAGATCGGACCGGAGGGCGAGTTCTTCGCGCTGGGCGGCACGTCGCTGTCCGCGACCCGGATGCTGGGGCGGCTGCGTGATGCGCTGGGCCAGCGAGTGCCGGTGCGGACCCTCTTCGACCGTCCGGTGCTCGCGGACTTCGCCGACGAAGTGGAGCGGACGATGCTGGAGCGCCTCGCCGCCGAGACCGGGGAAGGACCGGCATGA